A part of Onthophagus taurus isolate NC chromosome 7, IU_Otau_3.0, whole genome shotgun sequence genomic DNA contains:
- the LOC139430876 gene encoding uncharacterized protein — MPKYKSTVEEWIRGHKELKIDNKKIFCQACSKTIVCNKKYDITQHLKTDRHKEHIRKIEENKNKQQTISTSIASTSGFNEQKHFNFDLCSAMIKSDIPLNKLQSRSFREFLEKYCKKNIPDESTLRKNYVAPVYDETMQQIKKYIANNYIWFAVDETTDTCGRYVANLIIGVLNEDVVTEGFLISSKELTKTNSNTISRFVHDELNKIFLPEAVPNEKILLMLSDAAAYMIKAASNIKIFYYNLIHCTCLAHGLNRIAETIRLQYPMVNTLIKNGKQIFMKAPLRVQLFKETLPDIPLPPAPVLTRWGTWLDAAMYYADHFKEFQGIILEFQSTESKSIEECQRVLKIPELAQQLAFIKSHFKFVSQCIQFLEKQQLPLVESVNIIKNFEAAANSVPGSIGQIVKEKVIQTLSKNEGFQTLYKISTILNGAEHCDFEIDPAIIPKFKHAPITSVDVERSFSTYKNILTDRRHNFSMENLEKHLVIHSFKH, encoded by the exons ATgccaaaatataaatcaaccGTAGAAGAGTGGATTAGAGGCCACAAAGAATTGAAAATTgacaataaaaagattttttgtcaAGCATGTTCTAAAACT ATCGtctgtaacaaaaaatatgatatTACTCAACATTTGAAAACTGACCGGCATAAGGAGCACATTAGAAAAATcgaggaaaataaaaataagcaaCAAACTATTTCGACTTCAATAGCTTCAACTTCTGGTTTCAATGAAcaaaaacactttaattttgatttgtgtAGTGCTATGATTAAATCAGATATTCCCTTGAATAAATTACAAAGTAGGTCTTTTAGAGAATTTCTAGagaaatattgcaaaaaaaatatcccAGATGAAAGCACTCTCCGTAAGAACTATGTCGCCCCAGTTTATGATGAAACTAtgcaacaaattaaaaaatatattgcaaATAACTATATATGGTTCGCAGTAGATGAAACTACTGATACGTGTGGGAGATATGTAGCCAACCTTATTATAGGAGTTTTGAATGAAGATGTTGTAACAGAgggttttttaataagttcaaaagaattaacaaaaacgaATAGTAATACGATTTCTAGATTTGTTCACGACGAGttaaacaagatttttttgcCCGAGGCAGTtccaaatgaaaaaattttattaatgcttTCCGACGCTGCAGCTTACATGATAAAAGCTGcgtcaaatataaaaattttctattacaaTTTAATACATTGCACCTGTTTAGCTCATGGACTCAACCGCATAGCTGAAACTATAAGATTGCAGTATCCGATGGTAAATAcactaataaaaaatggtaaacaaatatttatgaaagctCCATTGAGAGTGCAATTGTTTAAAGAGACATTGCCTGACATTCCTCTACCCCCAGCACCAGTTTTAACAAGATGGGGAACTTGGCTAGATGCTGCCATGTACTATGccgatcattttaaagaatttcaaGGCATAATACTTGAATTTCAAAGTACAGAAAGCAAATCTATTGAAGAATGTCAGAGAGTTCTAAAAATACCCGAACTTGCACAACAATtggcttttattaaaagtcattttaaatttgtaagtCAGTGTAttcaatttttagaaaaacagcAGCTACCCTTAGTAGAATCcgtaaatattataaaaaattttgaagcgGCAGCAAATAGTGTCCCAGGATCTATTGGTCAAAtagtaaaagaaaaagtgattCAAACTCTCTCAAAGAATGAAGGATTCCAGACATTGTACAAAATATCTACTATTTTAAATGGTGCGGAACATTGCGATTTTGAAATAGATCCAGCGATTATACCAAAATTTAAACATGCACCAATAACAAGTGTAGATGTTGAACGTAGTTTTTCTACATACAAAAACATTCTAACAGACAGGAGACATAATTTTAGCATGGAAAACTTGGAGAAACATTTAGTTATTCATTCTTTTAAGCATTaa